A part of Bacillota bacterium genomic DNA contains:
- a CDS encoding galactokinase, with translation MTIDELKKRFIEIYGGLEEGIRVFASPGRVNLIGEHTDYNGGYVFPAALTMDTTVIVRPRNDTIIRLAATDLEDRVEASLDRLNEYRDLKWGNYQLGVADQLQKHGYKITGCDMLYHGTIPYGAGLSSSASIEVSTALALATIGKETFGLDKEIDLVELAKIGQKAENLYVGVNCGIMDQFASAMGKANHAIFLDAKDLSYKLVPLNLKDSKIVIANTNKKRSLADSKYNERRRECEAGLEMLKSAFPNASYLGEISYVQFNEYKHLIKDEVIRKRVDHVISENDRVLKSVNALNEGNLSGFGKLMVESHNSLRDLYEVTGIELDTLVEEALKIDGVLGSRMTGAGFGGCTVSIVREDAIGRFIEEVGRRYKERVGLEATFYVSETGDGAREII, from the coding sequence ATGACAATTGATGAGCTTAAGAAAAGGTTTATTGAAATATATGGTGGCTTGGAGGAGGGAATTCGGGTATTTGCATCTCCCGGCCGTGTGAACTTAATTGGAGAGCATACCGACTATAACGGCGGCTATGTGTTCCCTGCAGCCCTTACAATGGACACAACCGTAATTGTAAGGCCAAGGAATGACACAATAATAAGGCTGGCTGCTACAGACCTGGAAGACAGGGTAGAAGCCTCTCTTGACAGGCTTAACGAGTATAGGGATTTAAAATGGGGCAACTACCAATTGGGAGTGGCCGACCAATTGCAAAAGCACGGGTATAAAATTACAGGATGTGATATGCTATACCATGGTACAATACCTTATGGAGCAGGTCTTTCCTCATCTGCTTCTATTGAGGTATCCACTGCATTGGCATTGGCAACCATTGGAAAGGAGACTTTTGGTTTAGATAAAGAAATTGACCTTGTTGAACTGGCTAAGATTGGGCAAAAAGCAGAAAACTTATATGTAGGTGTAAACTGCGGTATTATGGACCAGTTTGCGTCAGCTATGGGAAAGGCAAACCATGCAATATTCCTTGATGCTAAAGATTTAAGCTATAAGCTGGTGCCATTAAACTTAAAAGACAGTAAAATAGTTATAGCCAACACAAATAAGAAAAGGAGTCTTGCAGATTCCAAGTACAATGAGAGAAGAAGGGAATGTGAAGCAGGCCTTGAAATGCTAAAATCAGCTTTTCCAAACGCAAGTTATCTAGGGGAAATATCTTATGTGCAGTTTAATGAATACAAGCATTTAATAAAGGATGAGGTTATTAGGAAAAGAGTTGATCATGTAATATCGGAGAATGACAGAGTACTCAAATCCGTAAATGCATTAAATGAAGGAAATTTAAGTGGTTTTGGGAAACTGATGGTAGAGTCTCATAACTCTTTAAGAGATTTGTATGAAGTTACGGGAATTGAACTGGATACCCTGGTAGAAGAGGCATTGAAAATTGACGGGGTTTTAGGTTCGAGGATGACAGGAGCCGGCTTTGGAGGATGCACGGTAAGTATTGTAAGAGAGGATGCAATTGGTAGGTTTATTGAGGAAGTAGGCAGAAGATATAAGGAGAGGGTTGGGCTGGAAGCAACATTTTATGTGTCCGAAACAGGAGATGGAGCCCGGGAAATTATATAG
- the melA gene encoding alpha-galactosidase, whose protein sequence is MKKIAFIGAGSFGFTRSLVRDILSFPAFNDCTIALMDIDDERLAYIKKAVDKIVAAGNYPAKVIATKDRAEALKDADGVVCTILAGGVHVWRYDIEIPKKYGVDINVGDTRGPSGIFRALRTIPVMLDICRDIERYCPDAIFLNYTNPMAMLCRAMQGETKVKLTGLCHSVQGTAQMLARWIGAPMEEITYLCAGINHQAWYLEFKWNGKDAYPLIREAIKRPEIYNEEQVRNEMFLHLDYYVTESSGHNSEYNAWFRKRPDLIEKYCTHGTGWNPGEYAYILKHYLEREDTWKKDIEEWLNRDTIDLKRGHEYAASIFNATIGDGTMFEFNGNVRNFGLIDNLPEGCCVEVPILASKRGLDPIHVGPLPDHLAILNNISARCEELAVEAAITGDPRKVFHAICFDPLTSAVLSLSEIKAMVDEMFEANKDWLPQFKHRT, encoded by the coding sequence ATGAAGAAAATAGCGTTTATAGGGGCGGGAAGTTTTGGATTTACCAGATCCCTTGTCCGGGATATTCTTTCTTTCCCTGCGTTTAATGATTGTACCATAGCACTTATGGACATTGATGACGAAAGGCTTGCCTATATAAAGAAAGCTGTAGACAAAATTGTTGCGGCAGGAAACTACCCGGCTAAAGTAATTGCTACCAAAGACAGGGCTGAAGCTTTAAAAGATGCGGATGGTGTTGTATGTACGATCCTTGCCGGAGGAGTTCATGTGTGGCGCTACGACATTGAGATACCAAAAAAATATGGGGTTGACATTAATGTGGGAGATACCAGGGGACCTTCGGGAATATTCAGAGCACTGAGGACAATACCGGTAATGCTTGATATATGCAGGGATATAGAGCGTTATTGTCCGGATGCAATATTTTTAAACTATACAAACCCAATGGCTATGCTGTGCAGGGCTATGCAGGGTGAAACAAAGGTTAAGTTGACGGGGCTTTGCCACAGTGTCCAGGGAACAGCTCAAATGCTGGCAAGATGGATTGGGGCACCCATGGAGGAAATTACATATCTTTGTGCCGGTATCAACCACCAGGCATGGTATCTTGAATTTAAATGGAATGGAAAAGACGCTTATCCTTTAATAAGAGAAGCTATTAAAAGACCTGAAATTTATAATGAAGAACAGGTTAGAAACGAAATGTTCCTGCACCTGGATTACTATGTTACCGAGTCTAGCGGGCACAATTCGGAATATAATGCCTGGTTTAGGAAAAGGCCCGATCTTATTGAGAAATATTGTACACATGGTACAGGCTGGAATCCTGGAGAGTATGCCTATATATTGAAGCATTACCTTGAGAGAGAAGATACATGGAAGAAGGATATAGAAGAATGGTTAAATAGGGATACGATCGACTTAAAAAGAGGACATGAGTATGCAGCCAGTATTTTTAATGCAACCATAGGCGACGGTACTATGTTTGAATTTAACGGGAATGTCAGGAACTTCGGCCTTATTGACAACCTGCCGGAAGGCTGTTGCGTAGAAGTACCCATTCTGGCTTCGAAACGAGGGCTTGACCCGATTCATGTAGGACCATTACCGGACCACCTGGCAATTTTAAACAATATTAGCGCAAGGTGTGAAGAATTAGCCGTAGAAGCAGCAATAACCGGTGATCCGAGAAAAGTATTCCATGCCATATGCTTTGATCCATTAACTTCTGCAGTATTGAGCCTGTCGGAAATAAAAGCGATGGTGGACGAGATGTTCGAGGCAAACAAGGATTGGTTGCCCCAGTTTAAGCACAGGACATGA
- the galE gene encoding UDP-glucose 4-epimerase GalE — MAILVTGGAGYIGSHTVLEFLEASEEVVIVDTLEKGHKKAVLGGKLYCGNLCDEEFLDKVFNENEIEAVVHFAAYSLVGESTVDPLKYYNNNVIGTLRLISKMEKYNVKNIVFSSTAATYGEPENIPIQETDNTLPTNPYGETKLAVEKALKWADKAYGIKYVSLRYFNAAGAHPSGKIGEDHNPETHLIPLVLQVALGKRENIRIFGNDYNTPDGTCIRDYIHVTDLAKAHVLALKHLRDGGESTIYNLGNGQGFSVKEVINIAKEVTGIDIKTVISDRRPGDPAVLVASSEKIKRELKWQPQYNDLHTIIETAWNWHKAHPHGYGK, encoded by the coding sequence ATGGCAATTTTAGTTACAGGGGGAGCAGGTTATATAGGAAGCCACACTGTATTGGAATTTTTAGAGGCTTCTGAAGAGGTTGTTATTGTTGATACCCTTGAAAAAGGACATAAGAAGGCAGTGTTGGGAGGTAAATTATACTGCGGCAACTTGTGTGATGAAGAGTTTTTGGATAAAGTATTTAATGAAAATGAGATTGAAGCAGTAGTACATTTCGCTGCTTACTCCCTCGTGGGGGAAAGTACGGTAGACCCTTTAAAATACTATAACAATAACGTTATAGGTACATTAAGGCTTATTAGTAAAATGGAAAAGTATAACGTCAAAAACATTGTTTTCTCATCAACAGCGGCTACTTATGGAGAACCTGAAAATATTCCCATACAGGAAACTGATAATACTCTGCCTACAAATCCATATGGAGAAACTAAGCTTGCAGTTGAAAAAGCGCTAAAATGGGCCGATAAAGCCTATGGAATAAAATATGTATCCCTTAGATATTTCAATGCAGCGGGAGCGCACCCTTCAGGTAAAATTGGAGAAGACCACAACCCTGAAACTCATTTAATACCCTTGGTTTTGCAAGTTGCATTGGGAAAAAGGGAAAATATCCGTATCTTCGGAAATGACTACAATACTCCGGACGGTACATGTATCAGGGATTATATTCATGTAACCGATTTAGCTAAGGCCCATGTCCTAGCATTAAAGCATTTAAGGGATGGAGGAGAGAGTACTATTTATAATTTGGGCAACGGGCAGGGGTTTTCAGTTAAGGAAGTTATAAATATAGCCAAAGAAGTTACGGGTATTGATATCAAAACTGTAATATCGGATAGGAGACCGGGGGACCCTGCAGTTCTGGTAGCTTCTTCGGAAAAGATAAAAAGGGAATTAAAATGGCAACCCCAATATAATGACCTGCACACAATTATTGAAACTGCATGGAATTGGCATAAAGCTCACCCTCATGGATATGGGAAGTAG
- the galT gene encoding galactose-1-phosphate uridylyltransferase → MAELRWHPLIKDWVIIASHRQNRPQMPKDWCPFCPGSGKVPDNYEVLKYDNDFPSLSQNPPVPDDVPTKFYKIKEAYGKCEVILYSPQHTVTLPELSVEHVKKLVDLWTERFIELRKDEKIKYIFIFENRGELVGVTMPHPHGQIYGYSYIPKKLELELDACKEYHNENSACLICDMIKDEMEFKERVIFEDEHFVVFLPFFTEYPYGIYIASKRHIQNLSQFTESEKLSLAQTVRDAAGTLDSLFGFQFPYMMCMHQDPVNSGDFSDYYHFHIEFFPPLRAANKQKFNASSETGAWAHANPTKPEEKAGELREAYKRFTNK, encoded by the coding sequence ATGGCTGAATTAAGGTGGCACCCTTTAATTAAAGATTGGGTTATTATAGCTTCTCACCGGCAGAACAGGCCCCAGATGCCCAAAGATTGGTGCCCTTTTTGCCCAGGGTCGGGCAAGGTGCCGGACAACTATGAAGTATTAAAATACGACAATGATTTTCCGTCGTTATCACAGAATCCTCCTGTTCCTGATGATGTACCTACAAAGTTTTATAAAATAAAAGAAGCTTACGGGAAATGTGAAGTTATACTTTATTCACCACAGCATACAGTTACTTTACCCGAGCTTTCGGTAGAGCATGTAAAAAAATTGGTAGATTTATGGACTGAAAGGTTTATTGAGCTTAGGAAAGATGAAAAAATCAAATACATCTTCATTTTTGAAAACAGGGGAGAACTGGTAGGTGTAACCATGCCTCATCCTCATGGGCAGATTTATGGGTATTCATATATCCCTAAAAAACTTGAATTGGAACTTGATGCATGCAAAGAATATCATAATGAGAACAGCGCATGCCTTATCTGTGATATGATAAAGGATGAAATGGAGTTTAAAGAAAGGGTAATCTTTGAAGACGAGCATTTTGTGGTATTCTTACCTTTCTTTACCGAGTATCCTTATGGTATTTATATAGCATCCAAAAGGCATATTCAAAACCTGAGCCAGTTTACAGAGAGTGAGAAACTAAGTTTAGCACAAACAGTCAGGGACGCTGCAGGAACTCTGGATTCTCTTTTTGGATTTCAGTTTCCCTACATGATGTGTATGCACCAGGACCCTGTAAACAGTGGGGATTTTAGTGATTACTATCATTTTCACATAGAGTTTTTCCCGCCTCTCAGGGCTGCCAACAAGCAGAAATTTAATGCTTCCAGTGAAACGGGGGCATGGGCCCACGCAAATCCTACAAAACCTGAAGAGAAGGCAGGGGAATTGAGAGAGGCTTATAAAAGGTTTACAAACAAGTGA
- a CDS encoding AraC family transcriptional regulator, with translation MLEKFYIAQYNNTDLNMYRCGIEDCLPGHSWGPAIRDHYIIHYIIGGKGIFQARGLTYHLEKGYGFLICPNTIVYYAADTKEPWSYTWVGFHGLKAETYLNLANLSIGNPIFRYDKDDFLLNCFKQMINSMNLTKGREARLIGLLYTLLSQLIECADDNKSHKKKKNIKEEHLKKAVEYIAMNYSREISIGNIATHVGLDRSYLYSIFKQYLSTSPQGFLINFRMDKACELMLDPSLSIGDIARSVGYEDPLLFSKVFKKIKGASPREYRRGR, from the coding sequence ATGCTTGAAAAATTTTATATAGCCCAATACAATAACACAGATTTAAATATGTACCGGTGTGGTATAGAGGACTGCTTACCCGGTCACTCCTGGGGTCCTGCCATAAGGGACCATTATATTATTCATTATATTATAGGTGGGAAAGGCATTTTCCAGGCTAGAGGATTAACTTATCATCTGGAAAAAGGCTACGGCTTTTTAATATGCCCAAATACAATAGTATATTATGCTGCAGACACCAAAGAACCATGGAGTTACACATGGGTAGGTTTCCATGGGCTTAAAGCGGAAACTTATCTGAACCTGGCCAATCTTTCTATTGGCAACCCAATTTTTAGATATGATAAAGATGATTTCCTCCTAAATTGTTTCAAGCAGATGATTAACAGCATGAATCTGACAAAAGGCAGGGAAGCAAGGTTGATTGGCCTCTTATATACTCTACTGTCGCAACTTATTGAATGCGCCGATGATAATAAAAGCCATAAAAAAAAGAAAAACATAAAAGAAGAACATCTTAAAAAAGCAGTAGAATATATTGCCATGAATTACTCAAGAGAAATTAGCATCGGGAATATTGCCACCCATGTCGGCCTGGACAGAAGTTATCTATATTCCATCTTTAAGCAATATCTTTCTACTTCACCCCAGGGCTTTCTTATTAATTTCCGTATGGATAAAGCGTGTGAACTTATGCTGGATCCTTCTCTTTCAATAGGAGATATTGCCCGTTCGGTAGGATATGAAGATCCGCTGCTTTTTTCAAAAGTATTTAAAAAAATAAAAGGAGCCTCTCCACGGGAATACAGGAGAGGCCGGTAG